The following coding sequences lie in one Deinococcus aerolatus genomic window:
- a CDS encoding PspA/IM30 family protein: MSILDRLSRLLRANVNDMISKAEDPGKIIEQALRDMRAAYGEARSEVAEAMSQNAKMEREANTNRRLADEYGKKAEEALRGGNEELAREALRRAQNSKDLAQGFDEQRATQSSTVDQLKTQLRALEAKIDEMESKKSLLAARQKTAQASETLDRATGFNKAGGAMDAFEEMEQRVAGMEDRNKAMTELRSENDIDAQLKDLGRDRDLEDAMAALKAKVQSDPGPAKG; the protein is encoded by the coding sequence ATGAGTATTCTTGACCGACTGTCCCGACTGCTGCGCGCCAACGTCAACGACATGATCAGCAAGGCCGAGGACCCTGGCAAGATCATCGAGCAGGCCCTGCGCGACATGCGCGCTGCCTACGGCGAGGCCCGCAGCGAGGTCGCCGAGGCCATGAGCCAGAACGCCAAGATGGAGCGCGAGGCCAACACCAACCGCCGCCTGGCCGACGAATACGGCAAGAAAGCCGAAGAAGCCCTGCGCGGCGGCAACGAGGAACTGGCCAGGGAGGCCCTGCGCCGCGCCCAGAACTCCAAGGACTTGGCCCAGGGCTTCGACGAACAGCGGGCCACCCAGAGCAGCACCGTGGACCAGCTTAAGACCCAGCTCCGGGCGCTGGAAGCCAAGATCGACGAGATGGAGTCGAAGAAGTCGCTGCTGGCCGCCCGCCAGAAGACCGCGCAGGCCAGCGAGACCCTGGACCGCGCCACCGGTTTCAACAAGGCCGGCGGGGCCATGGACGCCTTCGAGGAGATGGAGCAGCGCGTCGCGGGCATGGAAGACCGCAACAAGGCCATGACCGAGCTGCGCAGCGAGAATGACATTGACGCCCAGCTCAAGGATCTGGGCCGGGACCGCGATCTGGAAGACGCAATGGCCGCCCTGAAGGCCAAGGTTCAGAGCGACCCGGGGCCGGCCAAGGGCTAA